In Dehalococcoidia bacterium, one DNA window encodes the following:
- a CDS encoding DUF899 domain-containing protein, whose translation MSDLSTHAVVSPGEWLAARKELLAREKEFTRLRDQLSQERRDLPWKTVEKEYVFEGGNGKRGLAELFDGKSQLIVYHFMFAPEWDAGCLHCSFWADNFERTIVHLNQRDTGMVAISRAPYSKLAAYKARMGWTFDWLSSFATDFNYDYAVAFTPEQWQDGTGIHNFTNVVRDATDHAGVSVFSKRDDGRVYHTYSTYSRGLDMLNTAYHYLDLTPKGRDEAGHDDPQFWVRRHDEYGH comes from the coding sequence GTGTCGGACCTGAGCACCCATGCAGTCGTTTCCCCTGGCGAGTGGCTGGCGGCGCGCAAGGAGCTGCTGGCCAGGGAGAAGGAGTTCACGCGCCTGCGCGACCAGCTCAGCCAGGAGCGGCGCGATCTGCCCTGGAAAACGGTGGAGAAGGAGTACGTCTTCGAAGGCGGGAACGGGAAGCGCGGCCTGGCAGAGCTTTTCGACGGGAAGAGCCAACTCATCGTCTATCATTTCATGTTTGCGCCGGAGTGGGACGCCGGCTGTCTGCACTGCTCCTTTTGGGCGGATAACTTCGAGCGCACCATCGTGCATCTGAATCAGCGCGATACCGGCATGGTGGCGATCTCGCGGGCGCCGTACAGCAAGCTCGCAGCGTACAAGGCGCGGATGGGCTGGACCTTCGACTGGCTCTCGTCGTTCGCGACCGACTTCAACTACGACTACGCCGTCGCGTTCACGCCCGAACAGTGGCAAGACGGCACAGGCATTCACAACTTTACGAATGTCGTACGGGACGCAACCGACCACGCCGGCGTCAGCGTCTTCTCCAAGCGTGATGACGGCCGCGTCTACCACACGTATTCCACGTATTCGCGCGGCCTCGACATGCTGAACACGGCGTACCACTACCTCGACCTCACGCCGAAGGGCCGCGACGAGGCCGGCCACGACGACCCGCAGTTCTGGGTGCGCCGCCACGACGAGTACGGCCACTGA
- a CDS encoding metalloregulator ArsR/SmtB family transcription factor, protein MVEDSTVLDRVYAALADPTRRALLVTLRAGDARITDLAAPRPISFAAVARHVGVLEDAGLVHREVRGREHWLSVRPETLRSAEDWIHDQTSFWSTRADALAERLARKRGRS, encoded by the coding sequence ATTGTTGAGGATTCGACGGTCCTGGACCGCGTGTACGCGGCGCTCGCCGACCCGACGCGGCGGGCGCTGCTCGTCACGCTGCGAGCCGGCGACGCCCGCATCACCGACCTTGCGGCGCCGCGCCCGATCTCGTTCGCCGCGGTCGCGCGCCATGTTGGCGTGCTCGAAGACGCGGGCCTGGTCCATCGCGAGGTGCGCGGCCGCGAGCACTGGCTTTCGGTGCGGCCCGAGACACTGCGCAGCGCCGAGGACTGGATTCACGACCAGACCAGCTTCTGGTCGACGCGTGCCGACGCGCTGGCAGAACGCCTGGCGCGGAAGCGGGGCCGGTCATGA